A part of Paenibacillus sp. 481 genomic DNA contains:
- the pknB gene encoding Stk1 family PASTA domain-containing Ser/Thr kinase — protein sequence MIGTTLAGRYEIMARIGGGGMALVYKALDVLLNRHVAVKILRQQFVFDEEFIRRFRREAQSAASLSHPNVVSIYDVGQEEEDIHFIVMEYVEGLNLNEVIQDRAPLQSEEAVRIAIQICDALDHAHQNHIIHRDIKPHNILIGKNGRVKVTDFGIARAVTSSTITQTGSVIGSVHYFSPEHAKGVATGEKSDLYSLGIVLYQMLTGSLPFLGESPISVALKHLQDTFEEPRKLNSHIPQSVENIILKSMRKNPSERYQSATEMLQDLETCLAPSRLQEPRLTFAAASARYDDDQETRVMPAIREVNVQSNERFESEHVEQIMAASTGAGSVQGTGGSQVKQSEGGNKSNKPAQPGKKAWVKPAIWIGITVLFLAIMVGVVFYVKSLISVKEIEVPNLVSKTETEARNMLTELNLDVEEPSLLEYHENVAKGIVFDQSKPAGTKVKEGSKIRLSISEGTAFVELPDLTGHSYESAVQELIRLGFESSRIQRKPMFSDEVQSGEVVKTSPAANTKVDPRKETIQVHVSKGKEMFRMPNLIGKTKDEALAQLQSSELKLKKNGGIIEESSFVPVGEVIRQSPYEPNDQVEKGAEITIYVSSGYPPEALKYTLALPVFPQEEGKESTFRIVYSDARGESKEWGKQKISTSQILHIELVLAPNKDGAVSVYRDGQYLESYPVTYNDAKNNNVPQPNGHPTMNQGDGQSGEGTGNGNEHSDPNNGQGEQQGEQGTQP from the coding sequence GTGATCGGCACTACTTTAGCCGGACGTTACGAAATTATGGCCCGCATAGGCGGTGGCGGCATGGCGCTTGTGTATAAAGCGCTGGATGTGCTGCTCAACCGCCATGTGGCAGTGAAAATATTAAGACAGCAATTTGTATTCGACGAGGAATTCATTCGTCGCTTCCGTCGTGAAGCGCAATCCGCAGCGTCGTTGTCTCATCCGAACGTCGTCAGCATTTATGACGTTGGTCAGGAAGAGGAAGATATACATTTTATCGTCATGGAATATGTTGAAGGGCTCAACTTGAATGAAGTTATTCAGGATCGTGCACCGTTGCAATCAGAGGAAGCGGTTCGTATTGCGATCCAAATTTGCGACGCGCTCGACCATGCCCACCAAAATCACATTATTCATCGTGACATTAAACCGCATAACATTTTGATCGGTAAAAATGGACGGGTTAAAGTAACCGACTTCGGAATCGCACGAGCGGTTACGTCGTCTACGATTACGCAGACAGGCTCTGTGATCGGTTCTGTGCATTATTTCTCTCCCGAGCATGCGAAAGGCGTGGCGACAGGTGAGAAATCGGATTTGTACTCTTTAGGTATCGTATTGTATCAAATGTTGACGGGCAGTTTGCCATTTCTAGGCGAGAGCCCGATTAGTGTGGCGTTGAAGCATTTGCAGGATACGTTCGAGGAGCCGCGCAAGCTTAATTCTCATATTCCGCAAAGCGTGGAGAACATTATTTTAAAGTCGATGCGTAAGAACCCGAGCGAACGCTATCAGTCGGCTACTGAAATGCTGCAGGACTTGGAGACGTGTCTAGCTCCAAGTCGCTTGCAAGAGCCGAGGCTTACTTTTGCAGCTGCTTCTGCACGGTATGATGACGATCAAGAAACGCGCGTAATGCCTGCGATTCGCGAAGTCAACGTGCAGAGTAACGAACGCTTTGAGAGTGAACATGTGGAGCAGATCATGGCTGCATCAACAGGTGCTGGCTCGGTGCAAGGCACAGGCGGCAGCCAGGTTAAGCAGAGCGAAGGCGGCAACAAATCGAATAAACCGGCTCAGCCGGGTAAAAAGGCTTGGGTCAAGCCTGCGATTTGGATTGGCATTACCGTATTGTTTCTGGCCATTATGGTGGGCGTCGTCTTCTACGTCAAAAGTTTAATCAGTGTGAAGGAAATTGAGGTTCCGAATCTAGTTAGCAAAACGGAGACGGAAGCTAGGAACATGCTGACAGAGCTCAATTTAGACGTTGAGGAGCCGAGTTTGCTAGAGTACCACGAGAATGTCGCTAAAGGTATTGTCTTTGACCAGAGCAAGCCAGCAGGTACAAAAGTAAAAGAGGGCTCAAAGATTCGCCTCTCGATTAGCGAAGGAACCGCGTTCGTAGAGCTGCCTGATTTAACGGGCCATTCCTACGAAAGCGCGGTGCAGGAGTTGATCAGGCTAGGCTTTGAAAGTTCACGCATTCAGCGGAAACCTATGTTCAGCGATGAGGTGCAGTCCGGGGAAGTAGTCAAGACTTCACCAGCTGCAAATACCAAAGTGGACCCGAGGAAGGAAACGATTCAGGTTCATGTGAGCAAAGGCAAAGAAATGTTTAGAATGCCTAACTTGATCGGTAAGACAAAGGATGAAGCATTGGCGCAGCTGCAATCGAGTGAATTGAAGCTGAAAAAGAACGGCGGCATTATTGAGGAGTCGAGCTTTGTTCCGGTAGGTGAAGTTATACGCCAGTCCCCATATGAGCCGAACGATCAAGTGGAAAAAGGGGCAGAAATTACGATTTACGTAAGTTCGGGATATCCGCCGGAAGCGTTGAAATATACCCTTGCTTTACCTGTTTTTCCGCAAGAAGAAGGTAAAGAAAGTACGTTCCGAATCGTCTATTCGGATGCCCGCGGTGAAAGTAAAGAGTGGGGCAAACAAAAGATCAGTACTTCGCAAATATTACACATTGAGCTGGTGCTAGCGCCGAACAAAGATGGTGCTGTATCCGTTTATCGTGATGGGCAATATTTGGAGTCGTATCCGGTTACGTATAACGATGCGAAGAACAACAATGTTCCACAACCAAATGGTCATCCCACGATGAACCAAGGAGATGGCCAGTCTGGCGAAGGAACGGGTAATGGTAATGAGCATAGTGATCCAAACAATGGTCAAGGAGAGCAGCAAGGAGAGCAAGGAACACAGCCTTAG
- the spoVM gene encoding stage V sporulation protein SpoVM, protein MKFYTFKLPKFLGGFVKAILNTFQKN, encoded by the coding sequence ATGAAGTTTTATACTTTTAAGCTGCCTAAATTTTTGGGAGGTTTCGTAAAGGCGATACTGAATACGTTCCAAAAAAATTGA
- the rpmB gene encoding 50S ribosomal protein L28, giving the protein MARKCYITGKKPGSGNNNSHANNKTRRTWGVNVQKVRILVDGKPKRVYVSTRALKAGKVTRV; this is encoded by the coding sequence ATGGCTCGCAAATGTTATATTACGGGGAAAAAACCTGGATCGGGAAACAATAACTCCCACGCGAACAACAAAACGCGTCGCACTTGGGGCGTAAACGTTCAGAAAGTTCGCATTTTGGTTGATGGTAAACCTAAACGCGTCTACGTGAGCACGCGCGCATTGAAAGCAGGTAAAGTGACTCGCGTCTAA
- the recG gene encoding ATP-dependent DNA helicase RecG: MIDLQQCPVTMIKGVSALKQQELHAFGIFTVEDMLNYFPFRYEDYRLRQLSDVKDGEKITVTGRIMSEPITQRFGRKSKLSCRVMIESWLVTATWFNRPYLREQLTQGRDIVLTGKWDQRRLQLTVSSSEFPDKGNSRVDTLQPVYSVGGKITQTWMRKTITQTLQQFGEAIPEILPGELVRRYRLMPRKMAVRTMHQPQNTDEGKQARRRMVYEELFLFQLKLHAFRAITRERSDGVAHEVDNATVRQFVRSLPFELTEGQKQAVTAILSDMRSPYGMNRLLQGDVGSGKTVVAAVALYAAVKAGFQGALMVPTEILAEQHMRSLSRLFEPHGIQVMLLTGSLTGRKRRDVLAAMQEGVVDIVVGTQALIQEGVHFPRLSLVVTDEQHRFGVNQRSVLRRKGLNPDVLTMTATPIPRTLAITAFGDMEVSSIRERPAGRKPIKTYWVKHELLDRVLGFIRREVSAGRQAYVICPLIEESDKLDVQNAIDVHIQMQQALPDLAVGLLHGRMSATEKDEVMRLFSAGETHVLVSTTVIEVGVDVPNSTLMVVMDAERFGLSQLHQLRGRVGRGEHQSYCVLIADPKSEVGQERMRIMTETEDGFELSQRDLELRGPGDFFGTKQSGMPDFKVADMASDFSVLEQARDDAAALVGAELFWTSPEYASLREVLQREQLFQGEVVD, translated from the coding sequence ATGATTGATTTACAGCAATGTCCAGTGACGATGATTAAAGGCGTGAGCGCTTTGAAACAACAAGAGCTTCACGCCTTTGGCATTTTTACAGTCGAAGATATGCTTAATTATTTTCCGTTCCGTTATGAAGATTACCGCCTTCGCCAGTTAAGTGATGTTAAAGATGGAGAAAAAATTACGGTCACAGGTCGTATTATGAGTGAGCCGATCACACAGCGATTTGGTCGTAAATCGAAATTGTCGTGCCGTGTCATGATTGAATCTTGGCTCGTTACCGCGACATGGTTCAACCGCCCGTATTTACGTGAACAATTAACGCAAGGACGAGATATCGTGCTTACTGGGAAATGGGATCAGCGTCGTCTACAATTGACGGTCTCGTCCTCTGAGTTCCCGGACAAAGGAAACAGTCGCGTCGACACCCTGCAACCGGTCTATTCGGTCGGAGGGAAAATTACGCAGACGTGGATGCGTAAGACGATTACCCAGACGTTGCAGCAATTTGGGGAAGCCATTCCCGAAATACTGCCTGGGGAACTTGTGCGGCGCTATCGCCTCATGCCGCGGAAGATGGCTGTACGCACGATGCATCAGCCGCAGAATACGGATGAGGGCAAGCAAGCGCGTCGGCGTATGGTGTATGAGGAATTATTTTTGTTTCAGCTAAAGTTGCACGCGTTTCGCGCAATCACTCGCGAGCGTTCTGACGGGGTCGCTCACGAAGTGGACAATGCGACGGTGCGACAGTTTGTGCGCAGCTTGCCATTCGAGCTGACCGAAGGTCAGAAGCAAGCGGTGACCGCTATATTAAGCGATATGCGGTCACCGTATGGCATGAACCGTCTGTTGCAAGGCGATGTTGGCTCGGGTAAGACGGTTGTGGCCGCTGTCGCGCTATACGCGGCTGTAAAGGCAGGCTTTCAAGGTGCGCTTATGGTGCCGACCGAAATTTTGGCGGAGCAGCATATGCGTTCGTTATCGCGGCTGTTTGAGCCGCACGGCATTCAAGTCATGCTGCTTACAGGCAGCTTGACAGGTCGCAAGCGTCGTGATGTGCTTGCTGCTATGCAAGAGGGCGTGGTCGACATCGTGGTCGGCACGCAAGCTCTCATCCAAGAGGGCGTGCATTTTCCGCGCTTAAGCCTTGTCGTTACAGATGAGCAGCACCGCTTCGGTGTGAATCAACGCAGTGTGCTGCGCCGCAAAGGCTTAAATCCGGACGTGCTAACGATGACGGCGACGCCAATTCCACGTACGTTGGCGATTACGGCTTTCGGCGATATGGAAGTGTCGTCCATTCGTGAGCGTCCGGCCGGGCGTAAGCCGATTAAGACGTATTGGGTCAAGCACGAACTGCTTGACCGTGTCCTAGGCTTTATTCGGCGGGAAGTGTCCGCAGGCCGGCAAGCTTACGTCATTTGTCCGCTCATCGAAGAATCGGACAAGCTGGACGTGCAAAATGCAATCGATGTGCACATCCAAATGCAGCAAGCACTGCCAGATCTAGCAGTGGGGCTCTTGCACGGTCGGATGTCAGCGACAGAAAAAGATGAGGTCATGCGCTTGTTTAGTGCAGGCGAGACACATGTACTCGTCTCGACGACCGTTATCGAGGTCGGCGTCGATGTGCCGAACTCAACGTTAATGGTCGTGATGGACGCTGAGCGGTTCGGCCTCTCGCAGCTGCATCAGCTGCGTGGTCGTGTCGGCCGGGGCGAGCATCAGTCTTATTGCGTGCTTATTGCCGATCCGAAGTCGGAAGTCGGTCAAGAGCGGATGCGTATTATGACGGAGACGGAAGACGGCTTTGAACTGTCACAGCGCGATTTGGAGCTGCGTGGTCCAGGCGATTTCTTCGGCACGAAGCAGAGTGGTATGCCTGATTTTAAAGTTGCCGACATGGCGAGTGACTTCTCTGTATTGGAGCAGGCGCGTGATGATGCGGCAGCGCTAGTCGGCGCAGAGCTGTTCTGGACATCTCCTGAGTACGCGTCTCTACGGGAAGTGCTGCAACGGGAGCAGCTGTTCCAAGGGGAAGTGGTCGATTAA
- a CDS encoding DAK2 domain-containing protein, which produces MVLGGADALNRHAEYVNALNVFPVPDGDTGTNMNLTMTAGVAELKAKMSPSISKSAEVLSKGLLMGARGNSGVILSQLFRGFSRGVAGLDEINAVQFANALQSGVDTAYKAVVKPVEGTILTVAKEAGKHAVAIARRTPDVVELMREVLAKANEALAKTPDLLPVLKQVGVVDSGGQGLVYIYEGFLRVLESEEGAFTGEAASTTEVGQAFKVATPVVHRETPTSAQAKLNTEDIEFLYDMEFFIDRTAASARPFDEAAFRKALAKNGDSIIVIPDDEIVKVHVHSRLPGEVLDLAMQHGELIQIHILNMREQHRELLDAEHAEVSALPDMFADMPTAEVTDHAVIAEPPADELAPYGFIAVAMGDGIRDIFTSLGVDIVLSGGQTMNPSTQDFVEAIESITADHIYILPNNSNIVLAAKQAADIVDRNVTVITSKTIPQGIAAVLAFKEEENLEVNTSSMDEAIANVRSGQVTYAVRDTTFDDLDIKAGNYIGIAEGKIVATTEQLLETCQQLITKMVADGGEMVTILSGEDANDTDTEELVAWVSDNYPDVEVDVHQGGQPIYCYIISVE; this is translated from the coding sequence ATGGTGCTGGGCGGAGCGGATGCACTTAATCGGCATGCCGAATACGTTAATGCATTGAACGTGTTTCCGGTACCAGATGGAGATACGGGAACGAATATGAACTTAACGATGACAGCGGGTGTAGCGGAGCTTAAAGCGAAGATGTCGCCGTCTATTTCCAAGTCGGCGGAGGTATTGTCCAAGGGGCTGCTTATGGGCGCACGTGGCAACTCCGGCGTTATTTTGTCGCAGCTATTCCGTGGCTTTAGCCGTGGTGTTGCTGGTCTTGATGAAATAAATGCAGTCCAATTCGCCAATGCGTTGCAGAGCGGTGTGGACACGGCTTATAAAGCAGTAGTCAAGCCTGTTGAGGGTACCATTTTGACAGTAGCTAAAGAAGCAGGTAAGCATGCAGTTGCGATTGCACGCCGGACTCCAGATGTAGTTGAATTAATGCGTGAAGTGTTGGCTAAAGCCAATGAAGCGCTCGCGAAGACACCGGACTTGTTGCCGGTATTGAAGCAGGTAGGTGTTGTTGACTCCGGTGGACAAGGCCTTGTTTACATTTATGAAGGATTTTTGCGGGTGTTGGAGTCGGAAGAAGGCGCATTTACGGGTGAAGCAGCTTCTACAACGGAAGTTGGACAAGCCTTTAAAGTAGCGACTCCTGTCGTACATCGTGAAACACCTACATCTGCACAAGCGAAGCTGAATACGGAAGACATTGAATTTTTATATGATATGGAATTTTTCATTGACCGTACAGCAGCTTCAGCACGTCCATTTGATGAAGCTGCATTCCGAAAAGCGCTTGCTAAAAATGGTGATTCTATCATTGTTATTCCTGACGATGAAATTGTTAAAGTGCATGTGCATTCCCGTCTTCCAGGTGAAGTGCTTGACTTGGCGATGCAGCATGGTGAACTGATTCAAATTCATATTTTGAATATGCGTGAGCAACATCGTGAATTGCTAGATGCTGAACATGCAGAAGTGTCCGCGTTACCAGACATGTTTGCGGATATGCCAACAGCTGAAGTAACGGATCACGCAGTAATTGCAGAGCCGCCAGCAGATGAATTAGCACCTTACGGATTTATTGCAGTCGCGATGGGCGATGGCATTCGTGATATTTTTACGAGCCTAGGTGTTGATATTGTATTGTCCGGTGGACAGACGATGAATCCGAGTACGCAAGATTTTGTCGAAGCGATTGAGTCGATTACGGCTGATCACATTTACATTTTGCCTAACAACTCGAACATCGTACTTGCTGCCAAACAGGCTGCTGATATCGTTGATCGCAACGTAACGGTCATTACAAGCAAGACGATTCCGCAAGGCATTGCGGCAGTGCTCGCGTTCAAAGAAGAGGAAAACCTTGAAGTAAATACTTCGTCGATGGACGAGGCTATTGCTAACGTTCGTTCTGGTCAAGTGACGTATGCGGTTCGCGATACGACATTTGACGATTTAGATATTAAAGCAGGTAACTATATCGGAATTGCTGAAGGTAAAATTGTTGCAACAACCGAGCAATTGCTTGAAACATGTCAACAGCTCATCACGAAGATGGTAGCTGATGGCGGAGAAATGGTAACGATCTTGTCGGGCGAAGACGCAAATGACACGGATACAGAGGAACTTGTAGCTTGGGTAAGCGACAATTATCCTGATGTTGAAGTGGACGTACATCAAGGTGGCCAGCCAATTTATTGTTACATTATTTCTGTAGAGTAG
- a CDS encoding DegV family protein — protein sequence MASIRIVTDSTADISLELRERYGIEMVPLKVHFGQEMYKDAVTIQAEEFYGKLSQAAQLPTTSQPSPVEFLDVYKRLNKEPDTQIISIHLSAAMSGTYQSAVLAKNMMEEEANITVIDSRSATYGFGLLVITAAKMAEEGRSSEEILAEIERLQSDRKLYFLVDTLEFLQKGGRIGKAAALFGTLLNIKPILSIDDEGQVNSVDKVRGHKKAVARVVELLKRDFEGKPVHVVIGYSNDKAAADELLTSIQANFDVRSLDYNVIGPVVGTHVGHGVALSIMWEAK from the coding sequence ATGGCTAGCATTCGGATAGTGACGGATAGTACGGCGGATATTTCGCTCGAACTGCGGGAACGTTACGGGATTGAAATGGTGCCACTTAAAGTTCATTTTGGACAAGAAATGTACAAGGACGCGGTTACGATTCAAGCCGAGGAGTTTTACGGCAAGTTGTCTCAAGCAGCGCAGCTGCCGACAACGTCTCAGCCATCACCTGTCGAGTTTCTAGACGTTTATAAACGTTTGAACAAGGAACCTGACACGCAAATTATTTCCATACACTTATCAGCGGCGATGAGCGGGACTTACCAATCGGCCGTTCTAGCAAAAAATATGATGGAAGAAGAAGCTAATATTACGGTGATCGACTCTAGGTCGGCAACGTACGGCTTCGGCTTACTCGTCATTACGGCAGCTAAAATGGCGGAGGAAGGACGTTCAAGCGAAGAAATATTAGCTGAAATCGAACGCTTGCAGAGCGATCGAAAGCTGTATTTCCTCGTAGATACGTTGGAGTTCCTGCAAAAAGGCGGTCGTATCGGCAAGGCAGCAGCCTTGTTTGGTACTTTACTTAACATTAAGCCGATATTGTCGATTGACGATGAAGGCCAAGTGAATTCAGTGGACAAGGTACGCGGTCATAAGAAGGCAGTGGCGCGTGTTGTTGAGTTACTGAAGCGTGATTTTGAAGGAAAGCCGGTACATGTTGTTATCGGTTATTCTAACGATAAAGCGGCAGCGGATGAATTATTAACAAGCATACAGGCGAACTTTGATGTTCGTTCACTGGACTATAATGTAATTGGACCTGTTGTAGGCACGCATGTGGGGCACGGTGTAGCTCTGTCCATCATGTGGGAGGCGAAGTAA
- a CDS encoding SOS response-associated peptidase: MCGRFTLTVSLEELMAYYEIEEVGSATHTPRYNIAPSQSVTAVIHDGTKLRLGPLRWGLVPSWAQDDKLAWRTINARSETLRDKPAFRTPFQRKRCLIPTDGFYEWKQEADGSKQPMRIVLQERKLFSMAGLYDTWINDKGEKVSTCTIITTTPNSTMEPIHDRMPVILSQAEERQWLDRRVTDTEQLQALLKPCPSTWLNAYPVDRQVGNVRVDSPACIEPIHG, encoded by the coding sequence ATGTGCGGAAGATTTACGTTAACGGTATCGTTGGAAGAATTGATGGCTTATTACGAAATCGAGGAAGTCGGTTCCGCGACTCACACGCCGCGCTATAATATCGCTCCGAGCCAATCGGTAACCGCAGTTATTCATGATGGAACGAAGCTGCGTCTCGGTCCACTGCGGTGGGGGCTCGTGCCATCTTGGGCACAGGACGACAAGCTTGCATGGAGGACGATAAACGCCCGTTCGGAGACGCTGCGGGACAAGCCTGCATTCCGAACGCCGTTTCAGCGCAAACGCTGCCTTATTCCGACGGATGGCTTCTATGAATGGAAACAGGAAGCCGACGGCAGCAAGCAGCCGATGCGTATCGTGCTTCAAGAGCGGAAGCTGTTCAGCATGGCAGGTCTATACGATACGTGGATCAATGATAAAGGCGAAAAGGTAAGCACCTGCACCATTATTACGACGACACCGAACAGCACGATGGAGCCGATTCATGACCGGATGCCTGTCATTTTGTCGCAAGCCGAGGAAAGACAGTGGCTTGACCGCCGTGTAACCGACACGGAGCAGCTACAAGCCCTACTAAAACCTTGCCCATCTACATGGTTGAACGCCTATCCGGTAGATCGCCAAGTAGGCAACGTCCGTGTCGACTCCCCTGCTTGCATAGAGCCCATTCATGGATAG
- a CDS encoding stage VI sporulation protein F: MSYVQYGINPQLVERIKTKMRNPALKERVKTTVHGVTKADLQNRVAVRRLLRQVAHVLNEQISEQQEEHIVQFIISQKIDPNSTLHLLKLWGMFR; encoded by the coding sequence ATGAGCTATGTTCAGTATGGTATCAACCCGCAGCTTGTGGAGCGGATTAAAACGAAGATGCGCAATCCTGCCCTGAAGGAACGAGTTAAAACGACGGTGCATGGCGTTACAAAAGCAGATTTGCAAAATCGTGTTGCGGTACGCCGCCTGCTTCGTCAAGTGGCGCATGTACTCAATGAGCAAATAAGCGAGCAGCAGGAAGAACACATCGTACAATTTATTATTAGTCAAAAAATTGACCCGAATAGCACGCTCCATCTGCTCAAGTTATGGGGGATGTTCCGCTAA
- the rsgA gene encoding ribosome small subunit-dependent GTPase A, whose protein sequence is MPEGLIVKALSGYYYVQPDGEPAAHTVQCRARGIFKKRGESPLVGDRVVFLVTENEEGIIDELVPRTSELIRPPVSNIQLAALVFSVMEPAFNRQLLDKFLVHIEHAGIDVVIILTKCDMIDSLPPEKAAKARSEMEDNIRLYEAIGYEVIATSASAGWGFDRVQQRLANELSVFAGQSGVGKSSLLNAMVPGITLETNQISQRLGRGKHTTRHVELIPLPQGGYIADTPGFSQLDFLELGVDQLSECFREFQPLAADCKFRGCTHIHEPGCRVKTALEAGEIASSRYDHYLIFFNEMKEKKRRY, encoded by the coding sequence ATGCCGGAAGGTCTAATCGTGAAAGCATTAAGCGGTTATTATTATGTGCAGCCGGACGGTGAGCCAGCTGCACATACCGTTCAATGCCGAGCACGTGGTATTTTCAAAAAAAGAGGCGAATCTCCTTTAGTCGGGGATCGAGTCGTCTTTTTGGTCACAGAAAATGAGGAAGGCATCATAGATGAACTTGTTCCTCGTACGAGTGAGCTTATTCGGCCGCCAGTGTCTAACATTCAACTGGCGGCGCTCGTTTTTTCGGTGATGGAACCGGCGTTTAATCGTCAGCTATTGGACAAGTTCCTCGTGCATATTGAACATGCCGGAATCGACGTCGTCATCATCTTGACGAAATGTGACATGATCGATTCGCTGCCACCAGAAAAGGCAGCGAAAGCACGTAGCGAGATGGAAGATAACATTCGCCTTTACGAAGCGATTGGCTATGAAGTCATTGCAACGAGCGCTAGTGCAGGTTGGGGCTTCGATCGGGTTCAACAACGGCTTGCTAATGAGCTGAGCGTGTTTGCTGGCCAATCTGGCGTTGGGAAATCGTCGTTGCTTAACGCGATGGTACCAGGCATTACGCTTGAAACGAATCAGATTAGCCAAAGGCTAGGACGCGGTAAGCATACGACACGACATGTCGAGCTCATTCCGCTTCCGCAAGGTGGATACATCGCGGATACGCCCGGCTTTAGCCAACTTGATTTCCTTGAGCTTGGTGTTGACCAGCTAAGTGAGTGTTTCCGCGAGTTTCAGCCTTTAGCTGCTGATTGCAAATTCCGCGGCTGTACGCATATTCATGAGCCTGGATGCCGCGTAAAAACGGCGCTAGAGGCTGGAGAAATCGCCTCGTCGCGCTATGATCACTATTTAATCTTTTTTAATGAAATGAAAGAAAAAAAGCGGAGGTACTGA
- the rpe gene encoding ribulose-phosphate 3-epimerase yields MIKIAPSILSADFAQLGADIADVERGGADWIHIDAMDGRFVPNLTIGPLIVEAIRPHTKLPLDVHLMIVEPEKYIPAFAKAGADWITVHAEACPHLHRVIHQIKELGVKAGVALNPGTSLSAIEEVLPDLDMVLIMTVNPGFGGQSFIENTLDKIRRLRSMLDARNLQHVHIEVDGGVTAETAALVAEAGADVLVAGSAVYGAKDRQEAIERIRQAGQAALKR; encoded by the coding sequence ATGATTAAAATAGCACCATCGATTTTATCCGCCGACTTTGCACAACTTGGCGCTGACATCGCAGATGTTGAGCGTGGCGGCGCAGACTGGATTCATATTGACGCAATGGATGGCCGTTTCGTGCCGAACTTGACGATCGGTCCGCTTATCGTAGAAGCGATTCGTCCGCATACGAAACTGCCACTTGACGTTCATTTGATGATTGTTGAGCCAGAAAAATATATTCCTGCTTTCGCAAAAGCAGGTGCAGACTGGATTACAGTTCATGCGGAGGCTTGCCCGCATTTACATCGCGTTATTCATCAAATTAAAGAACTCGGCGTTAAGGCGGGTGTTGCGCTCAATCCGGGCACTTCGCTATCCGCTATCGAGGAAGTGCTGCCTGATTTGGACATGGTTCTTATTATGACGGTTAACCCAGGCTTTGGCGGCCAAAGCTTTATCGAGAATACACTTGATAAAATTCGTCGCCTGCGCAGCATGCTAGACGCCCGCAATTTGCAGCATGTGCATATTGAGGTGGATGGCGGTGTTACTGCGGAAACAGCGGCGCTAGTGGCTGAGGCGGGTGCAGACGTGCTCGTAGCAGGCAGTGCTGTGTACGGAGCTAAGGATCGTCAAGAGGCAATCGAGCGCATTCGTCAAGCTGGACAAGCGGCTTTGAAGCGATAA
- a CDS encoding Asp23/Gls24 family envelope stress response protein → MGIELGTELGKVNISDEVVAVIAGSAAMECYGLVGMASRKQLKDGIAELLGRENLSRGVEVRREQEALHIDLYTVVSYGTKISEVAHNIQVKVKYVLNDVVGLQVEQVNIFVQDVRVSS, encoded by the coding sequence ATGGGCATTGAACTCGGTACAGAATTAGGAAAAGTAAATATTTCCGATGAAGTGGTAGCTGTTATTGCAGGCTCGGCAGCTATGGAATGCTACGGTCTTGTTGGCATGGCATCACGAAAGCAATTAAAAGATGGAATTGCTGAACTGCTCGGACGTGAGAATTTGTCACGTGGCGTCGAAGTGCGACGTGAACAAGAGGCACTGCATATAGATTTATATACGGTCGTTAGCTATGGAACGAAAATTTCTGAAGTAGCGCACAACATTCAAGTTAAAGTTAAATATGTACTTAATGATGTTGTCGGTCTGCAAGTAGAGCAGGTCAACATTTTTGTGCAGGATGTGCGTGTATCAAGCTAG